A stretch of the Candidatus Omnitrophota bacterium genome encodes the following:
- a CDS encoding transcriptional regulator, producing the protein MNSRTESLSDFFRKKNGIVSYAEVLEAGFNKTNLKDLLDSGVVQKVDRALYRLAEGKALSNPDLVTVTIKCPKAVVCLISALSFHEATDEIPHAVDLAIRRGDYANKIGYPPVRYYFFSAKTWEAGIEEHILEGRKVRIYSLAKTLADCFKFRNKIGADVARQALKIGLKEKRVSPNEIMRYAKICRVGNVIKPVLESLL; encoded by the coding sequence ATGAACTCCAGAACTGAGAGCCTTTCAGACTTTTTCAGGAAGAAGAATGGGATCGTCAGCTATGCGGAAGTTCTTGAAGCCGGTTTCAACAAAACCAATCTGAAAGACCTGCTGGACTCCGGTGTTGTACAAAAGGTGGACCGTGCCCTTTATAGGCTGGCCGAGGGCAAGGCTCTTTCCAATCCGGATCTGGTGACGGTCACGATCAAATGCCCTAAGGCGGTCGTCTGCCTCATCTCCGCGCTTTCCTTCCATGAAGCAACGGATGAAATACCCCATGCCGTGGATCTTGCAATCAGACGCGGCGACTATGCCAACAAGATCGGCTACCCGCCTGTCAGGTACTATTTCTTTTCTGCAAAAACCTGGGAAGCGGGGATTGAGGAGCACATCCTGGAGGGCCGCAAGGTAAGAATTTACAGCCTGGCCAAGACCCTTGCCGACTGTTTTAAATTTCGCAACAAGATTGGGGCGGATGTCGCAAGGCAAGCTCTGAAAATCGGGCTGAAAGAAAAACGGGTGTCTCCCAACGAAATCATGCGCTACGCGAAAATCTGCCGGGTCGGGAACGTGATCAAACCTGTGCTGGAATCCCTCCTGTGA
- a CDS encoding transcriptional repressor, with protein sequence MDQESFETKCRENGLKLTPQRLAIFQELAGSRDHPSTDRVFQKIRKKFPRISFDTVNRTLLTFSDMGLIRVVEGCAGGRCFDTNTSPHHHLRCIKCHAIIDFYNKTYDEMQIPEELPAKFKVLGKKVVLEGLCEKCG encoded by the coding sequence ATGGACCAGGAATCTTTCGAAACGAAGTGCAGGGAAAACGGGCTTAAGCTAACACCTCAGCGTTTAGCTATTTTTCAGGAGCTGGCCGGGTCCAGGGATCATCCCTCAACGGACAGGGTTTTTCAAAAAATCCGGAAGAAGTTCCCCCGTATTTCCTTCGACACAGTCAACAGGACGCTTTTGACTTTCTCGGACATGGGGCTTATCCGTGTGGTCGAAGGTTGTGCGGGGGGCCGGTGCTTTGACACCAACACAAGCCCCCACCATCATCTCCGCTGCATCAAATGCCACGCCATCATTGATTTTTACAACAAAACCTACGATGAAATGCAAATTCCCGAAGAGCTTCCTGCCAAGTTTAAGGTTCTGGGTAAGAAGGTTGTGTTGGAAGGTTTGTGCGAAAAATGCGGATGA
- a CDS encoding PD-(D/E)XK nuclease family protein, with amino-acid sequence MALPLRRRIRNLFDPESNKPYKLSRSRLERFLKCPRCFYLDRRLGIDQPRGPAFTLNSAVDHLLKKEFDQYREQGKPHPIMQKYGVDAIPYQDRKMDQWRENFVGAQYHHEQTNLIITGAIDDIWVKPDGEFLIVDYKSTSKDGEVTLEDEWREAYKRQMEMYQWIFRGLGYQVNSTGYFVYANAVKEESAFQDKLVFKTIILPYDADDSWVEKAVIEAKECLMQDSLPQSSEDCDFCAYRKLAGEHNA; translated from the coding sequence ATGGCGTTACCTCTAAGGCGCAGAATTCGAAACCTTTTTGACCCCGAGTCAAACAAGCCCTACAAGCTCAGTCGCTCCCGCCTTGAGCGATTCTTAAAATGCCCACGCTGCTTTTACCTGGATCGCCGACTTGGAATTGACCAACCCCGGGGCCCTGCATTCACCCTCAACTCTGCTGTGGATCATCTGCTCAAGAAAGAATTCGACCAATACCGTGAGCAGGGGAAGCCACATCCAATCATGCAAAAATATGGCGTGGATGCCATTCCTTACCAGGATCGCAAAATGGATCAATGGCGGGAGAACTTTGTGGGGGCCCAGTACCATCACGAACAGACTAATTTGATTATTACCGGAGCCATTGACGATATCTGGGTAAAGCCGGATGGGGAATTCTTGATTGTGGACTACAAGTCCACCAGCAAAGACGGAGAAGTGACGCTTGAAGATGAGTGGAGAGAGGCCTACAAACGGCAAATGGAAATGTATCAATGGATTTTCCGCGGCTTAGGCTATCAGGTGAACAGTACGGGCTATTTCGTGTATGCGAATGCCGTCAAAGAAGAATCAGCGTTCCAAGACAAGCTGGTATTTAAAACGATCATTTTGCCTTACGATGCCGATGACAGCTGGGTGGAGAAAGCAGTAATTGAAGCCAAGGAATGCCTTATGCAAGATAGCTTGCCGCAATCCTCAGAGGACTGCGATTTCTGCGCCTATCGCAAGCTGGCAGGGGAACACAATGCGTAG
- a CDS encoding nicotinamide mononucleotide transporter: MFWIEATAVIFGFICVWLTIRQNIWCWPTGLVQVFLYIFIFYHVKLYSDLILHVVYVVLQIYGWHYWLHGGHDRAAVPVALLSKIARTIWCLTVVAGTCGWGYGMATWTDAAVPYGDAFTTVASLAAQWLLARKKLESWILWVCVDVVAIGIYLYKGLYLTSGLYCAFLILAVQGFFAWRKACHNALGIA, translated from the coding sequence ATGTTTTGGATTGAAGCAACCGCGGTCATTTTCGGCTTTATATGTGTCTGGCTCACAATCAGGCAAAACATTTGGTGTTGGCCAACAGGCTTAGTACAAGTCTTCCTCTACATCTTCATCTTTTATCACGTTAAATTATATTCTGACCTAATCCTGCATGTGGTCTATGTGGTTCTTCAAATTTATGGCTGGCATTATTGGCTTCATGGTGGGCATGACCGTGCTGCGGTTCCTGTGGCGCTTCTTTCCAAGATTGCCCGCACAATCTGGTGCCTGACGGTGGTTGCCGGTACTTGCGGTTGGGGCTATGGCATGGCGACTTGGACTGACGCCGCGGTGCCGTATGGCGATGCATTTACAACAGTGGCAAGCCTGGCGGCGCAGTGGCTACTGGCAAGGAAAAAGTTGGAGTCTTGGATCCTTTGGGTTTGTGTGGATGTGGTTGCCATTGGAATTTACCTATATAAAGGCCTGTATCTGACATCAGGCCTATATTGCGCGTTTTTGATACTGGCGGTGCAAGGTTTCTTTGCCTGGAGAAAGGCCTGCCATAACGCGCTGGGGATTGCGTGA
- a CDS encoding tyrosine-type recombinase/integrase, giving the protein MPLTDTAIRNSKSNGKLQKLTDGGGLYLQVNPNGSRWWRFRYRYQGKEQLLSLGIYADVSLKLAREKRDHARRQLAEGVNPSAARKNQRAEAQKEATSSFEAVAREWFGKHAPNWAPTHASRIIMRLQNDVFPILGKVPIGEIIAPQFLEVLRRIEARGKIETAHRVRQSCGQVFRYAIATGRAARDVSADLKGALPPVKERHHPSITDPKEIGALLRAIDGYTGWVVAKAALKLAPLVFVRPGALRRVEWSEIDFKAQEWRIPAEKMKLRRLHIVPLSRQSLKILRELQPHTGQEKYLFPGIRMNGRPMSVNTVNAVLRQMGYEQDEMTGHGFRSMAATRLNEKGYNRDWIERQMAHAEKNSVRAAYNFAEYLKERRIMMQEWADHLDGLKGESIKAVPSDTLELPSRAY; this is encoded by the coding sequence ATGCCGCTCACCGACACTGCCATCAGAAACTCCAAATCCAACGGGAAACTCCAGAAACTTACAGACGGGGGTGGCCTCTATCTTCAGGTCAACCCTAACGGGTCCAGGTGGTGGCGGTTCAGGTACCGCTACCAGGGCAAGGAGCAACTACTTTCCTTGGGTATCTATGCGGATGTGTCCCTCAAATTGGCCAGGGAAAAGCGGGATCATGCCCGCCGGCAGCTGGCCGAGGGTGTCAACCCTAGCGCTGCACGAAAGAATCAGCGGGCAGAAGCTCAGAAAGAGGCTACCAGCAGCTTTGAGGCTGTGGCCCGCGAGTGGTTCGGCAAGCACGCGCCCAACTGGGCGCCCACACATGCCAGCCGGATTATTATGAGGCTACAAAACGACGTGTTTCCAATTCTGGGCAAAGTGCCAATAGGCGAGATCATTGCCCCACAATTTCTGGAAGTTCTCCGAAGGATAGAAGCAAGAGGAAAGATCGAAACCGCGCATAGGGTTCGCCAATCCTGCGGGCAGGTTTTTCGGTATGCCATCGCCACGGGCCGTGCAGCGAGGGATGTTTCCGCTGACCTTAAAGGCGCCTTGCCGCCGGTTAAGGAACGCCATCACCCTTCCATCACCGACCCTAAAGAAATCGGTGCCCTTTTGCGTGCTATTGACGGTTATACAGGCTGGGTAGTCGCTAAGGCTGCTTTGAAGCTTGCCCCCTTGGTTTTCGTGAGGCCGGGGGCATTAAGGCGCGTTGAGTGGTCTGAAATCGACTTCAAGGCCCAGGAATGGCGCATCCCCGCTGAAAAGATGAAATTGCGCCGCCTCCATATCGTGCCGCTTTCCCGGCAGTCCCTGAAGATTCTGAGAGAACTTCAGCCGCATACGGGACAGGAGAAATACCTCTTCCCCGGCATCCGCATGAATGGACGCCCCATGAGCGTGAATACGGTCAATGCCGTCCTGAGGCAGATGGGCTATGAACAGGATGAAATGACAGGCCACGGCTTCCGAAGCATGGCAGCCACCCGCCTGAACGAAAAGGGCTACAACCGCGACTGGATCGAGCGCCAGATGGCCCATGCGGAGAAGAACAGCGTCCGGGCTGCCTATAATTTTGCGGAATATTTGAAGGAACGCCGGATAATGATGCAGGAATGGGCGGATCATCTGGATGGGCTTAAAGGGGAATCCATCAAAGCAGTGCCATCCGACACCCTTGAACTACCGAGCAGAGCGTATTGA
- a CDS encoding AlpA family transcriptional regulator has protein sequence MSDTILRLPKVKERTGLSRSGIYERIKTGGFPRPVRLGLRAVGWIEEEVDAWVQGRIKESRTRTRKAGQK, from the coding sequence ATGTCGGATACAATTCTTAGGCTTCCTAAGGTTAAAGAGCGTACTGGATTATCCAGGTCAGGCATCTACGAAAGAATCAAGACTGGTGGGTTCCCAAGGCCAGTCCGACTGGGCTTGAGGGCGGTTGGCTGGATCGAAGAGGAGGTGGATGCCTGGGTACAAGGCCGTATCAAGGAGAGTCGAACAAGAACACGGAAGGCAGGGCAGAAATAA
- a CDS encoding peroxiredoxin, translating to MPCDTLKVIEDVESAATENQPKQEKKMSTTLVMRRMPEFEMEAYDAASGHYTKVSSEQLKGKWAVVCFYPADFTFVCPTEIAAMNANLDKLNKLGVVVVPVSGDTKFSHKRFVETEPLLKGLKLTMGADTTGDIARKFGVWVEQEGVALRGRFIINPDGIVVAEETVADSVGRSVVELIRQLEAWQHAYKTGEVCPAGWRKGKKTLPVNTDVEEMTGHVGDYITLEEILS from the coding sequence ATGCCATGCGACACCCTGAAAGTGATCGAGGACGTAGAGTCCGCCGCAACAGAAAACCAACCTAAACAGGAGAAGAAAATGAGCACAACTTTGGTCATGCGGCGGATGCCGGAATTCGAGATGGAGGCCTATGATGCCGCGAGCGGCCACTACACAAAGGTGTCCAGCGAGCAGCTCAAGGGTAAATGGGCGGTGGTGTGTTTCTACCCGGCGGACTTTACCTTTGTGTGTCCCACGGAAATCGCCGCGATGAACGCCAACCTCGACAAGCTGAATAAGCTGGGCGTGGTCGTGGTGCCCGTTTCGGGCGACACCAAGTTCAGCCATAAGCGTTTTGTTGAGACGGAGCCTTTGCTCAAGGGCCTGAAGCTTACGATGGGTGCGGATACGACCGGTGATATTGCGCGCAAGTTCGGGGTTTGGGTCGAGCAGGAAGGCGTAGCCCTTCGTGGCCGTTTCATCATCAACCCCGACGGCATTGTGGTGGCTGAGGAGACAGTTGCCGACAGCGTCGGCCGCAGTGTTGTCGAACTGATCCGCCAGCTTGAAGCCTGGCAGCACGCCTACAAGACCGGTGAAGTTTGCCCGGCCGGTTGGCGCAAAGGCAAGAAGACCCTTCCCGTGAACACGGACGTGGAGGAAATGACCGGCCACGTCGGCGATTACATCACGTTGGAAGAGATTCTGTCGTAA
- a CDS encoding AAA family ATPase, whose translation MKVGLTLGKFAPFHKGHQLLVERALSETDQVLVMVYDAPNVTICPLPVRAGWIRQLYPQVEVIEAWDGPSEITREPEGMRRHEEYILSKLGSRQVTHFYSSEFYGDHVSKALGAQNCQVDPERNTVPVSGTAIRSDPFTHRGYLDPAVYRDLVTKVVFLGAPSTGKTTLAQSLATKFNTVWMPEYGRQYWEQHQEERRLTPEQLIEIAEGHIKREDSLMLGANRYLFVDTDATTTAMFSLYYHGQVHPRLVALAEKTRERYDLFVLCEDDIPYDNTWDRSGEMNRAVFQEQIRADLFMRRIPYIRATGSLDKRIAQVERILHGFDKFVGIGGCVS comes from the coding sequence ATGAAAGTCGGTTTGACATTAGGTAAGTTTGCTCCCTTCCATAAAGGGCATCAACTTTTGGTCGAAAGAGCTCTATCAGAAACAGATCAAGTTCTTGTGATGGTCTATGATGCGCCGAACGTGACAATATGCCCATTGCCGGTACGGGCTGGATGGATACGGCAGCTCTACCCCCAGGTTGAGGTGATCGAAGCTTGGGATGGGCCTTCGGAGATTACCCGTGAGCCTGAAGGCATGAGGCGCCACGAGGAGTATATTTTGTCCAAACTTGGGAGCAGGCAGGTCACACATTTCTATAGCAGCGAATTCTACGGAGATCATGTCAGTAAAGCGCTGGGTGCACAGAATTGCCAGGTCGATCCGGAGCGAAATACGGTACCGGTTTCTGGGACGGCGATCCGTTCTGATCCCTTTACTCATCGTGGATACCTTGACCCGGCCGTCTACCGGGACCTGGTTACTAAGGTCGTGTTTCTGGGTGCTCCGTCAACGGGAAAGACGACTTTGGCACAATCCTTGGCGACGAAGTTCAATACGGTGTGGATGCCTGAGTATGGAAGGCAATATTGGGAGCAGCACCAAGAGGAGCGGCGTTTGACGCCTGAGCAATTAATTGAGATTGCCGAGGGGCACATTAAAAGGGAGGATTCCCTGATGCTGGGAGCCAACCGGTACCTTTTTGTGGATACAGACGCCACGACGACAGCCATGTTTTCACTCTATTACCATGGACAGGTTCATCCGCGCCTGGTTGCCTTGGCGGAAAAAACGCGTGAACGGTACGACCTGTTTGTACTGTGCGAAGATGACATTCCCTACGACAATACGTGGGACCGCAGCGGAGAGATGAACAGGGCGGTATTTCAGGAGCAGATTCGTGCGGATCTTTTCATGCGCCGGATTCCCTATATTCGTGCCACGGGGAGTTTGGATAAGCGAATTGCGCAAGTTGAGAGAATTTTGCACGGATTCGACAAGTTTGTGGGGATAGGGGGATGTGTGTCATGA
- the katG gene encoding catalase/peroxidase HPI codes for MNQMNSGTQGKCPVMHGGATESSMSNMDWWPKALNLDILHQHDTKTNPMDADFNYREEVKKLDFEALKKDLHALMTNNQDWWPADWGHYGGLMIRMSWHAAGTYRIADGRGGAGTGNQRFAPINSWPDNVNLDKARRLLWPIKRKYGNKLSWADLIAYAGTVAYESMGLKTYGFAFGREDIWHPEKDIYWGSEKEWLAPSGSQGSRYSGERDLENPLAAVMMGLIYVNPEGVDGKPDPIKTAHDVRVTFERMAMNDEETVALTAGGHTVGKCHGNGDATLLGPDPEGAGLEEQGLGWINKTKRGIGRDTVTSGIEGAWTTHPTKWDNGYFQLLLNYDWELKKSPAGAWQWEPVNIKEEDRPVDVEDPSIRHNPIMTDADMAMKMDPEYRKISERFYKDPEYFSEVFARAWFKLTHRDMGPRSRYIGPDAPQEDLIWQDPVPAGNTDYDVKAVKARIAKSGLSVSEMVATAWDSARTFRGSDMRGGANGARLALAPQKNWEGNEPARLAKVLGVLKPIAAKSGASLADVIVLAGNVGIEQAAKAADLDITVPFSPGRGDAAENMTDAASFEALEPIHDGYRNWLKKNYVVSAEELMLDRTQLMGLTAREMTVLAGGMRVLGTNHGGAKHGEFTDRVGALTNDFFVNLTDMSYVWRPAGDNLYEIRDRKTDRVKWTATRVDLVFGSNSVLRAYAEVYAQDDNKQKFARDFVAAWTKVMNADRFDIAS; via the coding sequence ATGAACCAAATGAATTCGGGAACTCAAGGCAAATGTCCGGTAATGCACGGCGGAGCGACAGAGAGCAGCATGTCAAACATGGACTGGTGGCCCAAGGCCCTCAATCTGGATATTCTGCACCAGCACGATACGAAGACCAATCCCATGGACGCGGATTTTAACTACCGGGAAGAGGTCAAGAAGCTTGACTTCGAAGCGCTCAAAAAGGACCTGCACGCTCTAATGACTAATAACCAGGATTGGTGGCCGGCGGATTGGGGCCACTATGGCGGTCTGATGATCCGCATGTCCTGGCATGCGGCGGGCACCTATCGCATTGCGGACGGCCGCGGCGGCGCCGGTACGGGCAATCAGAGATTTGCGCCCATCAACTCATGGCCGGATAACGTCAACCTGGACAAGGCGCGCCGTTTGCTTTGGCCCATCAAAAGAAAATACGGCAACAAGCTGAGTTGGGCTGATTTGATCGCCTACGCGGGCACCGTCGCTTATGAATCCATGGGCCTGAAAACTTACGGTTTTGCTTTTGGGCGCGAGGATATCTGGCATCCGGAAAAGGACATTTACTGGGGTTCGGAGAAGGAGTGGCTGGCGCCCAGCGGCAGCCAGGGAAGCCGCTACTCCGGAGAGCGCGATCTCGAAAATCCGCTGGCTGCCGTGATGATGGGGTTAATCTACGTCAACCCCGAAGGCGTGGACGGCAAGCCGGACCCGATCAAGACGGCGCATGATGTCCGGGTAACCTTTGAGCGTATGGCCATGAACGACGAAGAGACTGTCGCCCTCACCGCCGGCGGGCATACCGTGGGCAAATGCCACGGCAACGGAGACGCAACACTGCTGGGTCCGGACCCGGAAGGCGCCGGACTTGAAGAGCAGGGTCTGGGTTGGATCAACAAAACCAAGCGCGGCATTGGGCGGGACACGGTGACCAGCGGCATTGAGGGCGCGTGGACGACCCATCCGACCAAGTGGGACAACGGTTATTTTCAGTTGCTTCTCAATTACGACTGGGAACTCAAAAAGAGCCCCGCCGGTGCGTGGCAATGGGAGCCCGTTAACATCAAAGAAGAAGACAGGCCCGTCGATGTCGAGGATCCCTCGATCCGGCATAATCCGATCATGACGGATGCCGACATGGCGATGAAAATGGATCCTGAGTACCGCAAGATCTCCGAGCGCTTCTACAAAGACCCCGAGTACTTCTCCGAGGTTTTTGCACGCGCCTGGTTCAAGCTGACCCACCGCGACATGGGACCAAGATCGCGCTATATCGGTCCAGACGCCCCTCAAGAAGACCTGATCTGGCAAGACCCGGTTCCCGCGGGGAATACGGACTACGATGTTAAAGCGGTGAAGGCCAGGATCGCGAAGAGCGGATTGAGTGTGAGTGAGATGGTTGCCACAGCCTGGGACAGCGCACGCACCTTCCGGGGATCCGATATGCGCGGGGGTGCCAACGGGGCGCGTCTGGCCCTGGCTCCGCAAAAGAACTGGGAAGGCAACGAACCTGCGCGTTTGGCCAAGGTGCTGGGGGTACTCAAACCCATTGCTGCCAAGAGCGGCGCAAGCTTGGCCGATGTGATTGTACTGGCAGGCAACGTGGGCATCGAGCAGGCTGCCAAGGCTGCCGATCTTGACATAACGGTTCCATTTTCTCCGGGCCGTGGAGATGCGGCTGAAAACATGACCGATGCCGCTTCCTTCGAAGCACTGGAGCCTATCCACGATGGCTACCGCAACTGGCTTAAAAAGAACTACGTTGTCAGTGCGGAGGAACTGATGCTTGACCGCACGCAACTGATGGGGCTGACCGCTCGGGAGATGACGGTTCTTGCCGGCGGGATGCGGGTGCTGGGCACGAACCACGGCGGCGCCAAGCACGGGGAGTTCACAGACCGCGTGGGTGCGCTCACCAACGACTTCTTTGTGAATCTGACGGATATGAGTTATGTGTGGAGACCCGCGGGTGACAATCTGTACGAAATCCGTGATCGCAAAACAGATCGAGTTAAATGGACGGCCACAAGGGTTGACCTTGTCTTCGGCTCCAACTCGGTCCTTCGGGCCTATGCCGAAGTCTATGCCCAGGATGACAACAAGCAGAAGTTTGCGCGCGATTTTGTCGCGGCATGGACGAAGGTGATGAACGCTGACCGCTTTGACATAGCCTCATGA
- a CDS encoding nucleotidyl transferase AbiEii/AbiGii toxin family protein, which produces MKNEVKNVGASVLAKLQNKAEGSKQPFAEILQYYGMERFLYRLSQSEYAEQFILKGALMFTAWDVPERRTTRDIDFLARLGNELAVIENVVKGICQVQVVPDGITFDPDTTRAEKIKEDADYEGIRVKFRGFVDRALIPMQIDFGFGDIVYPRPRAIDYPAILDFPKPHLKGYTAESVVSEKFESMIYLGSANSRMKDFYDLWLLARRFDFKGADLAGAIKKTFDRRKTPLPQGAPLFTEEIYDEQSDRQGLWKAFLSKRQINHAPEQLSMAAKSIEDFLVKPLEVISKDQVFKEVWKASGPWHP; this is translated from the coding sequence GTGAAAAACGAAGTCAAGAATGTCGGAGCCTCCGTGCTGGCCAAGCTTCAGAATAAAGCTGAAGGAAGCAAGCAGCCTTTTGCCGAGATTCTTCAATATTACGGCATGGAGCGCTTTCTTTACCGTCTCAGCCAGTCTGAATATGCGGAGCAGTTCATCCTCAAAGGCGCTTTGATGTTTACTGCCTGGGATGTCCCTGAGAGAAGGACGACGCGGGATATTGATTTTCTGGCGCGGCTCGGTAATGAGCTTGCGGTGATCGAGAACGTGGTCAAGGGGATTTGTCAAGTTCAGGTCGTGCCGGACGGAATCACTTTTGACCCAGATACTACCAGGGCAGAGAAGATAAAGGAGGACGCGGATTACGAAGGCATTCGTGTCAAGTTTCGGGGATTTGTCGATCGAGCGCTGATTCCCATGCAGATTGATTTCGGATTCGGAGACATCGTCTACCCGCGACCCCGGGCGATTGATTACCCGGCGATATTGGATTTTCCAAAGCCGCATCTCAAGGGATATACGGCCGAGAGCGTTGTCAGCGAGAAATTTGAATCCATGATTTACCTCGGCTCTGCGAACAGCCGGATGAAAGACTTCTACGACCTTTGGCTTTTGGCAAGGCGCTTTGATTTCAAGGGAGCCGATCTGGCCGGAGCAATCAAAAAGACATTTGATCGCCGGAAAACGCCATTGCCGCAGGGTGCGCCTCTTTTCACAGAAGAGATTTATGACGAACAATCCGACCGGCAGGGGTTGTGGAAGGCATTCTTATCGAAGAGGCAAATCAATCATGCTCCTGAACAGTTGAGTATGGCGGCAAAATCGATAGAAGATTTCTTGGTTAAGCCTCTGGAGGTAATCAGCAAGGATCAAGTCTTTAAGGAAGTCTGGAAAGCCTCAGGGCCTTGGCACCCATAA